The Bacilli bacterium PM5-9 DNA window GTATAGAACTTCAAATGAAGTTTCAAAGAAATGGATATAATATAAATAATAAATTACATTGGTGATAAGCGGACACTTAATATTTCAATTTGCAATAATTGAAAAAGTATCAAAAAACGCTTGATATTTAGTATGGATTTTTGTTATAATACTAAGGTGACTAGCTATGAAGCGCGAGGTTGCGGACACACCGAAAGGCGTTGTCAAGGGAATTCGGGCTGAGCGAGTTAATTCACGAAATTAACGAAGGAGGATGTCGTAATGGCACAACAAAAAATCAGAATTAAATTAAAAGCATATGATCATCGTATTCTTGATGCTTCAGTGCAAAAAATCGTAGAAGCTGCTAAAAATTCAGGAGCTAAAGTAGTTGGACCAGTTCCACTACCAACTGAAAAGCAAATCTACACTGTCATTAGAGCGGTTCACAAGTATAAAGATAGTCGTGAACAATTCGAAATGAGAACTCACAAAAGATTAATTGATATTGTCAATCCAACTGCTAAAACTACAGAAGTTTTAACAAGACTTGATTTACCAAGTGGTGTTGATATTGAAATTAAACTTTAATTATTAGGAGGTTTACAAATGAAAGGAATCTTAGGTCGTAAGTTAGGAATGACACAAGTCTTTACTACTGATGGAAAGTTAGTACCTGTTACTGTTGTTGAATGTGCATCAAATATTGTTACACAACAAAAAACAATGGAAAACGATGGGTATGTTGCTACTCAAGTTGGTTTTGAAGATAAAAAAGAACGTAATCCTAAATACGGAAATGGTTTTAACAAACCAGAAAAAGGTCATTTTGACAAAGCAAACACAAACCCTAAGCGCTTCGTAAGAGAATTCAAGTCTGAAGAGATGTCAGCTTATGAAATCGGAAGTGCAATTAAGGTTGATATCTTTGAAGCAGGAGATATCGTAGACGTTACGGGAACTTCTAAAGGTAAAGGTTTCCAAGGCGCAATTAAAAGACATGGACAATCAAGAGGTCCTATGGCGCATGGTTCAAGATACCATAGACGTCCTGGATCAATGGGAGCAGTTGCTGCTAACCGTGTATTCAAAGGTAAAAAATTACCTGGACATATGGGTGTTAAAAGAACTACTGTTCAAAACTTAGTGATTGTTGCTGTTGATGTAGAAAATAATTTATTACTAGTTAAAGGAAATATTCCTGGACCTAAAAAAGGTTTAGTAATGGTTAAAGAAGGAATTAAAACTTTGAAAAACAAGGAAAAAGAAACATTTGAATTAGTTGATTTCACTCCAGTTGTTGAAGAAGTTAAAGAAGAAGTAAAAGAAGAAGTTGTTGCTGAAACAGCTGAAGCGAAGGAGGAATAACAATGGCTAAAGTAGATTTATTTAATCAAGCTGGTTCAAGCGTTGGTAAAATTGAACTAAGCGATGCAGTATTTGGAATTGAGCCAAATAAACAAGCAATGTTTGATGCTGTGTTAACATACCGAGCTTCACTAAGACAAGGAACACATTCAACGAAAAATCGTTCGGAAGTTCGTGGTGGAGGAAGAAAACCATGGCGTCAAAAAGGAACTGGACGTGCTCGTCAAGGTTCGATTAGATCACCACAATGGCGTGGTGGTGGAGTTGTCTTTGGACCTACTCCAGAAAAAAATTATAAATTAAAAATGAATCGTAAAGTTAGAAAATTAGCTATGCGTTCAGCATATAGTGTTGTTGCAAAAGACAAACAACTTATTGCTTTAGAATCATTAGCATTTGATGCAGCAAAAACAAAAACATTTATTGAGTTTATGAATGCATTCAATGTTGATAAAAAGTTATTGGTTGTTGTTGCACCAGATAGTGATTCAGAAAATGTATTCCTATCAGGGCGTAACCTTCCAAAAGTTAAGGTTGCAGAATCAAATAACATTACAGTTGAAGATTTATTACATTATGATGTTGTAATGATGACTCAAGACGCTATTAAAATGGTTGAGGAGGTGCTTGTATAATGGCAGAGCAAATCAAACACTTTGAAATATTAAAAAAACCATTAGTTACAGAAAAAACAATTAAGTTATACCAAGAAGAAAACAAAGTTGTTATTGATGTAGATGTAAAAGCAGATAGAAGTGAAATCAAAAGAGCTTTTGAAACTGCATTTCCAGGTACGAAAGTTGAGAAAGTTAACATTATTGTTAGTAATCCACGTACTAAAAGAAAAGGTCGTTTCATTGCTAAAATTGGTAAAAAGAAAAAAGCTATTATTAAACTAAGCAAAGATTCAAATGTAGATATCTACGGAATGGACTTTGAGTAAGATAGGTAATTTTAAAAGGAGGTCAAGCGAAGATGGCAATTAAAAAGTATAAGTCAACGACAAATGGTCGTCGTGGTATGTCAACATTAGTATATGATGAAATTACATGCACTACGCCAGAAAAATCGCTATTGGCTCCACTTAAAAAGAATGGTGGACGTAATAACACAGGTAAAATTACAGTTCGTCATCGTGGTGGAGGACATAAAAGACAATATCGTATAATTGATTTTAGAAGAAATAAAGATGGGATCATCGGACGTGTTGCTACTATTGAATACGATCCAAATAGATCAGCAAATATTGCTTTAATTAATTATGAAGATGGAGAGAAAAGATATATTATCGCTCCAAAAGGATTAAAAGTAGGAATGAAAATTGAATCTGGTGATGCAGTAGATATTAAAGTTGGAAATGCATTACAATTAAAAAATATTCCAGATGGTACAGTTATTCATAACATTGAATTACAACCAGGTAAAGGTGGACAAATCGCTCGTTCAGCTGGAACATCAGTTCAATTACTAGGTAATGATGATGAAAGATATACAACTTTAAGATTAAGTTCAGGAGAAGTAAGAAGAATTCTTAATACTTGTCGTGCAACTATCGGTGAAGTTGGAAATGGTGACCACTCTCTAGTGAACATTGGTAAAGCTGGTCGTACACGTTGGATGGGTATTAAACCTACAGTTCGTGGATCAGTAATGAACCCTAATGATCATCCACATGGTGGTGGGGAAGGTCGTACACCAATCGGTCGTAAAGCACCTGTTACTCCTTGGGGTAAACCAGCATTAGGATTGAAAACTAGAAACAAGAAAAAAGCTTCAAGCAAATTAATTGTTAGAAGTAGAAAACAAAAATAACAAAAGGAGGAAATGAAATGGCTCGTAGTATTAAAAAGGGACCATTTGTGGATAGCTACTTACTTAAAAAAGTTGCTGAAGTAGAAGCAAGTGGAAAAAAGACAGTTATTAAAACTTGGTCAAGAAGATCAACTATTTTCCCTGAATTTATTGAACATACATTTGCTGTATATAATGGAAGAGTTCATGTTCCTGTATATGTTACTGAAGATATGGTTGGTCACAAACTAGGTGAGTTTGCTCCAACAAGAACTTATAAAGGTCATGACTATGACGAAAAGAAAGCTAAAAGAAAGTAAGCTAAAGGAGGATTAATCAATGGAAGCAAAAGCAATTGCTAAAACTGTACGTATTGCTCCTCGTAAGGCTCGTTTAGTAGCAGATTTAGTTAGAGGAAAAAGTGTTGTTGAAGCTATGGTAATCTTAGCAAATACAAACAAAGCAGCTAGTCCACTTATTGATAAAGTGGTAAAGTCAGCTGCAGCAAACGCAGTAAACAATCATATGATGGACGAAGAGACATTATATGTTAAAGAAATAATGATTAATGAAGGACCTACACTAAAAAGATTTCGCCCAAGAGCAAAAGGTAGTGCAAGTCCAATCATGAAAAGAACTAGCCATATTAGTGTGGTAGTTGCAGAAAAAGAAGCAAAAGTTGTTGCAAAAGCAACTGAAGAAGATTCTGAAAAATAGATTGAAGGAGGTAAGAGTATGGGACAAAAGGTAAATCCAATAGGATTACGTGTTGGTGTCATCCGTGATTGGGATTCAAAATGGTATGCTGATAAAGAATACGCTGATTTCCTAAATGAAGATATCAAAATTCGTGATTTTCTAGCAAAAGAATTAAAAGACGCTGCAGTTTCAAGAGTTGAGATTGAACGTTTTAAAGATAAAATTGATTTGTTCGTTCATACTGCTAAACCAGGTGTTGTTATTGGAAAAGGTGGAGAAGGAATTGAAGCCTTGAAAAATAAACTTGTAAGAAATTTTAAAGGTAAAAAGATACAAATCAATGTAGTAGAAGTGAAAAACCCAGATACTGATGCTCAATTATTAGCATTTTCAATTGCAGAGCAATTAGAAAATCGTGCATCATTTAGAACTGTACAAAAAAGAGCAATTCAAAGAGCAATGAGAGCTGGAGCTAAAGGTGTTAAAACATTAGTTTCAGGAAGATTAGGTGGAGCAGATATGGCTCGTAGTGAAGGATATTCTGAAGGGAATGTACCATTACATACATTGAGAGCTAATATTGATTACGCAACAGCAGAAGCTATGACAACATACGGTTTATTAGGAATTAAAGTATGGATTTATAAAGGTGAAATCTTAGGGAAAAGAAAAGTAGAAATCGAAAGAGATACTAGACGTGATAATAGAAAAGAAAATCGTCGTCCAAAAGGTGAGGAGAGTAAATAATTATGTTAATGCCAAAAAGAACTAAATATAGAAGACCTCATAGAGTAAGCTACGAAGGAAAAGCAAAAGGTGGAACAACTGTTGCTTTTGGTGAATATGGTTTACAAGCTCAAGAAGGAGCTTGGATTAC harbors:
- a CDS encoding small subunit ribosomal protein S10 (product_source=KO:K02946; cath_funfam=3.30.70.600; cog=COG0051; ko=KO:K02946; pfam=PF00338; smart=SM01403; superfamily=54999; tigrfam=TIGR01049), whose translation is MAQQKIRIKLKAYDHRILDASVQKIVEAAKNSGAKVVGPVPLPTEKQIYTVIRAVHKYKDSREQFEMRTHKRLIDIVNPTAKTTEVLTRLDLPSGVDIEIKL
- a CDS encoding large subunit ribosomal protein L3 (product_source=KO:K02906; cath_funfam=4.10.960.10; cog=COG0087; ko=KO:K02906; pfam=PF00297; superfamily=50447; tigrfam=TIGR03625); translation: MKGILGRKLGMTQVFTTDGKLVPVTVVECASNIVTQQKTMENDGYVATQVGFEDKKERNPKYGNGFNKPEKGHFDKANTNPKRFVREFKSEEMSAYEIGSAIKVDIFEAGDIVDVTGTSKGKGFQGAIKRHGQSRGPMAHGSRYHRRPGSMGAVAANRVFKGKKLPGHMGVKRTTVQNLVIVAVDVENNLLLVKGNIPGPKKGLVMVKEGIKTLKNKEKETFELVDFTPVVEEVKEEVKEEVVAETAEAKEE
- a CDS encoding large subunit ribosomal protein L4 (product_source=KO:K02926; cath_funfam=3.40.1370.10; cog=COG0088; ko=KO:K02926; pfam=PF00573; superfamily=52166; tigrfam=TIGR03953) encodes the protein MAKVDLFNQAGSSVGKIELSDAVFGIEPNKQAMFDAVLTYRASLRQGTHSTKNRSEVRGGGRKPWRQKGTGRARQGSIRSPQWRGGGVVFGPTPEKNYKLKMNRKVRKLAMRSAYSVVAKDKQLIALESLAFDAAKTKTFIEFMNAFNVDKKLLVVVAPDSDSENVFLSGRNLPKVKVAESNNITVEDLLHYDVVMMTQDAIKMVEEVLV
- a CDS encoding large subunit ribosomal protein L23 (product_source=KO:K02892; cath_funfam=3.30.70.330; cog=COG0089; ko=KO:K02892; pfam=PF00276; superfamily=54189), whose translation is MAEQIKHFEILKKPLVTEKTIKLYQEENKVVIDVDVKADRSEIKRAFETAFPGTKVEKVNIIVSNPRTKRKGRFIAKIGKKKKAIIKLSKDSNVDIYGMDFE
- a CDS encoding large subunit ribosomal protein L2 (product_source=KO:K02886; cath_funfam=2.30.30.30,2.40.50.140,4.10.950.10; cog=COG0090; ko=KO:K02886; pfam=PF00181,PF03947; smart=SM01382,SM01383; superfamily=50104,50249; tigrfam=TIGR01171), yielding MAIKKYKSTTNGRRGMSTLVYDEITCTTPEKSLLAPLKKNGGRNNTGKITVRHRGGGHKRQYRIIDFRRNKDGIIGRVATIEYDPNRSANIALINYEDGEKRYIIAPKGLKVGMKIESGDAVDIKVGNALQLKNIPDGTVIHNIELQPGKGGQIARSAGTSVQLLGNDDERYTTLRLSSGEVRRILNTCRATIGEVGNGDHSLVNIGKAGRTRWMGIKPTVRGSVMNPNDHPHGGGEGRTPIGRKAPVTPWGKPALGLKTRNKKKASSKLIVRSRKQK
- a CDS encoding small subunit ribosomal protein S19 (product_source=KO:K02965; cath_funfam=3.30.860.10; cog=COG0185; ko=KO:K02965; pfam=PF00203; superfamily=54570; tigrfam=TIGR01050) produces the protein MARSIKKGPFVDSYLLKKVAEVEASGKKTVIKTWSRRSTIFPEFIEHTFAVYNGRVHVPVYVTEDMVGHKLGEFAPTRTYKGHDYDEKKAKRK
- a CDS encoding large subunit ribosomal protein L22 (product_source=KO:K02890; cath_funfam=3.90.470.10; cog=COG0091; ko=KO:K02890; pfam=PF00237; superfamily=54843; tigrfam=TIGR01044) — its product is MEAKAIAKTVRIAPRKARLVADLVRGKSVVEAMVILANTNKAASPLIDKVVKSAAANAVNNHMMDEETLYVKEIMINEGPTLKRFRPRAKGSASPIMKRTSHISVVVAEKEAKVVAKATEEDSEK
- a CDS encoding small subunit ribosomal protein S3 (product_source=KO:K02982; cath_funfam=3.30.1140.32,3.30.300.20; cog=COG0092; ko=KO:K02982; pfam=PF00189,PF07650; smart=SM00322; superfamily=54814,54821; tigrfam=TIGR01009), whose amino-acid sequence is MGQKVNPIGLRVGVIRDWDSKWYADKEYADFLNEDIKIRDFLAKELKDAAVSRVEIERFKDKIDLFVHTAKPGVVIGKGGEGIEALKNKLVRNFKGKKIQINVVEVKNPDTDAQLLAFSIAEQLENRASFRTVQKRAIQRAMRAGAKGVKTLVSGRLGGADMARSEGYSEGNVPLHTLRANIDYATAEAMTTYGLLGIKVWIYKGEILGKRKVEIERDTRRDNRKENRRPKGEESK